The window AAACGAAGAAAATATGTAGTATTAGGGGAAACGGTAATGTTTGCTAAACTAGTATTTGCAGTATTGGGGCTTGTGCATGCTATTTCGGTTAAAGAACCGCAAGTACCACTGTAAATCGCGATTCCTAACCTCCTGTTGCTTGTTCCTATTATGTCAATTAGAGATGTGCTAGCTCCAGTTGTAAATGTTCCCCAACCATCTCTTTGGGAGACTCCACAACTTGGGTCTGCCATTGAATCTGTAAATGCAGTCTCAACATTATAACTTGTTGTAATGCAAGAATTGTTTACAGGAATTACAAATGTGCTTGAACAATTGTTTGTTTGTCCAAAACAATACGTGGTGCATAAAACAAATAAATAAAGAATAGGGAATTTAGTCTTAAATTGCTTTTTTTTGCAATATTGTAAAGCATTGCGTAAGTGTAATTTTTTCATCATAAACTGTAAATTTGGAACATAAGTTTACGTCAAAAAGACATTATAAAGAAGCAAATTGTAGATTTGGGGATCTAAATTTAAAACAAGTAATTAATGTCTAATTTAACATTTTATTTAAAAATAATGTTGTGTATTAACATTTTTATCTAAAATAGTTTAATATTATTAATAATAAATAATTTTTCGTTGAAACGATGGGTTTGACTGTTGAAATTAATGTAAGTGCTGATCATCAGGTTTTTGTGAGAAAAACGTATATGAATCATGCTTTTATTTCAGGAAATAAATTAAATAAGCTGAAGTATAATATCATAGAAGCTAAAAATCAGAAGAAAACTACCTTACTGACTTTTGGGGGTGCTTTTTCAAATCATATTGCTGCTGTTGCTGCGGTGGGCAAAGAATATGGTTTTGATACGGTTGGCGTTATTCGTGGTGAAGAGTTAGCGAGTAAGGTGAACGAAAATTCTACCTTGAGTTTTGCTAAACAACAAGGCATGCAATTTCATTTCGTTTCTCGTGAAGCGTTTAGAAGTAAGACTTCTGATTTATTTATAGAGGAATTAAAAGATGCTTTTGGAGACTTTTATTTAATTCCTGAAGGGGGAACAAATGCTTTAGCTGTTAAAGGTTGTGAAGAGATTATAGAAAAAGGTGACGAAGTGTACGATTATATATGTTGTCCTGTAGGAACTGGTGGAACTATATCTGGAATTATTAACGCGAGTTTTCCGCATCAAAAAATTCTGGGATTTCCAGCATTAAAAGGAGACTTTTTACAAGAAGAAATCACTAAATTTACCAACGGAACAAATTGGGAGTTAATAACGGATTATCATTTTGGAGGTTATGCAAAAATAAAAGCCAACTTAATTACGTTTATTAATGTGTTTACTAAGGAATACAATATTCCTTTAGATCCTGTTTATACAGGAAAAATGCTATTTGGAATTCAAGATTTGATAGCAAAAGGATTTTTTCCGAAGCATTCCAAAATATTAGTCATCCATACTGGAGGGTTACAAGGCATTGAAGGAATGAATGCCGTTTTAAAAAAGAAGAATTTACCATTGATTGTATAAAAGATGAAGAAAATAATTATTGCAAGCTGTATATCGTTATTGATGTTTAGTTGTGGGACAAGTAAAAAAACAGTTACAAAAAGAAATAAAAGAGTTGTAGTGGTTAAAAGTTCTGAAAAAGAACCAGAACAAGAAAATGTAACTACTCCTGAAATTGCACCAAATACTCCTGAAGTTTATGCAAACTCTACCGAAGAGTATGTTGCCATTTATAGTGATATAGCACAAGATGAAATGCGTAAATATGGTATTCCTGCGAGTATTACTTTAGCACAAGGTATTTTAGAATCTGCTTCTGGTAAGGGAAGACTTTCTGTAGAGGCTAATAATCACTTCGGAATTAAATGTCACGATTGGACTGGTGCGAAAATTTATCACGATGATGATGCGTCACAGGAATGTTTTCGTAAATATAACAACTCTAAATATTCCTTTAGAGATCATTCGCTTTTCTTAACCGGTAGAAGTCGTTATAGCAAATTGTTTGATTTTGAAAAAGATGATTATGAATCTTGGGCAAAAGGACTACGCGCTGCAGGGTATGCTACAGATAGAAAGTATCCTGTTAAATTAATTAGTTTAATTGAACGTTACCAATTACATAGATTCGATGCAGAAGTATTAGGGAAGCAAGCAGATAATAATGATAAGCATACAGTGGCAAAAGGAGATACCATGTATTCTGTTTCAAAAAAATATAAAATTACAGTTAAAGAACTTCAAGAATTAAATGGTTTAGAAGATACCAGCTTGTTTGTAGGTCAGGTACTCTTTGTAAAACCAATGCCAAAAGATTATTAAATTTCATGAATTATACACGTAGTAGTGCATTATTTGCACAAGCAGAAAAAGTGATTCCTGGGGGAGTGAATTCTCCTGTAAGAGCATTCAATGCTGTAGGAGGAACACCTATATTTATTAAAGAAGCAAAAGGAGCTTACTTAATAGATGAAGACAATAACCAGTATATCGATTATATAAACTCTTGGGGGCCAATGATACTTGGTCACGCTTTTCAGCCTGTTGTAGATGCAGTTGTAGAGAAAACCAAAAAAGGAACTTCTTTTGGAACACCAACAGAGATTGAAACGCAAATTGCAGAATTAGCGGTTTCTATGGTGCCAAATATAGAAATGATTCGTTTTGTGAATTCCGGAACAGAAGCTTGCATGAGTGCAGTGCGTCTTGCTCGTGGTTTTACAGGAAAAGATAAAATTATAAAATTTGCAGGTTGTTATCACGGACATAGTGATTCGTTTTTAATACAAGCAGGAAGTGGTGCTGTTACTTTTGGGTCGCCAAATAGTCCCGGAGTTACTGCAGGTACCGCGAAAGATACTTTGTTAGCGACTTACAATGATATTGCAAATGTTGCTCAAATTATAGAAGTAAATAAAGGAGAAATAGCTTGTGTTATTTTAGAGCCTGTTGCTGGGAATATGGGCTGTATTCCTCCAAAGAATAATTTTTTACAGGAGTTAAGAACGCTTTGTACTGCTAATAATATTCTTTTGATTTTTGATGAGGTTATGACCGGTTTCCGACTCGCAAAAGGTGGTGCACAAGAACTATATGATGTGAAAGCAGATATTGTTTGTTTTGGAAAAGTAATTGGCGGCGGATTGCCAGTTGGTGCATTTGCTGCTAATAAAGAAATTATGAGTTATTTAGCACCTATTGGTCCTGTGTATCAAGCAGGAACTTTAAGTGGTAATCCTCTAGCTATGGCTGCTGGTTTGGCGATGCTACAAGAATTAAATGGAGATGCAGTTATTTATAATCGTCTAGCGGAAAAAACAGAATATTTGCATAAAGGTATTGCTGAAGTATTAAGCCAAAATAATATTACACATACCATAAATAGAATAGGTTCTATGATTTCTGTGCATTTTGCAGCTGGTGAAGTATTAGATTTTGAAACTTCTGCCGAAGGAAATAACGAAACTTTTAAAAAGTTCTTTCATGGAATGTTAAATGAAGGTGTTTACATTGCGCCAAGTGCTTTTGAAACTTGGTTTATTACAGATGCTTTAACGTATGAAGATTTAGATAAAACAATTCGTGCTGTGGACGCAGTTGCTAAAACATTATAAAATAAAAAGCACCTTAAAGATTTCTCTTTTAAGGTGCTTTAAAAAAAAACTAAAAACTAACTATACTACTCTTTACTAGGTTTGCTGTCACGCTCTCCTTTTTTGCCTTTTCTTTTTCCTTCTTTATGGTTTCTTTTGTCACCTTGCTTTTCCCATTTAGCATATTGGTCTGCATTTAAAATGCTTTTCATTTTTTTCTTATTTGCTATCTGTGCGTCTAAATGCTCGTTTTTCATTTTAAGCATTTCTTCTTTACTAGGTTTTTCTTCCGATTTTTTTCTATCTTTTCTAGCTTCCATTTTTGCTTTTCTGGCAATAGCGTTTTCTAAATTAATAGCTCCAATTTCTTTTTGTTGTGCAGCTGTTAGATCTAAATCTAAAGTCATTTTTTTAGTTCGTAATTCTGCCATTTCTTGCGGACTGAAATCTGCTCCTTTGTGCTTTCTCTCCATTTTCTCTTGCGCACTAACTTGTATAGTTACTAAGGCTAATGCTATAATTAATAATTTTTTCATTTGTTTCTGTTTTAATTGTTATTTGCTTCTAGGACTTCGGAAAACTAAAATAGTTTAATGATAGAAATATTTTTAACAACTAATTAACTAATTGTGCTTGTTCAATTAAGCGTAGCGTAGTTTGAAATAAAGGGCTTTTTTCCATCTTGCTTTTTAGCCAAGCATAGAAGCTTATTCCAAAAATGTCTTCTTGTTTTGCAGGAATCCATTCAAAAGAATCTTCTACCAAATTCTTGAATTTCTCTGTTGTAATAATCTCTGGTTGCTTGTAGAATTTTTCAACAAAACCTAAATACGTAGTCACACGTTCTTGATTGATCTCTTTTAAATAGGTATTGTATTGCCTTTTAAAACTTTGAAGTCTAGATTCTATAATGTCAATATCACCAAGCTCTACTTGTAATAATAATTCGGTAAGGTTCTTTTTGATAGTCCATTCTATTCCGGCTTTTTCTATATAGTATTTGTCGGTGTGGTAAAATTTAGAAAAAACTTGCTTTGCTTTCGTTAGGTTCTCGTTTTGAATGTAAAACATAATTAAGCTTAATCTTATATCTAATACTGTTTCGGTATCTGTATGCTTTGAATGAAGATAAGGTGCCAAATACGATATTGCTTCTTTTTGTTTATTGGAGTAGTTTAAGTTTAGAGCTAGTAGTAAATCGTGTTTTAATATAAAGGTGTTGTAGTGTTTTTTCTTATTAGCCAGCATCAGATTATGCATGACTTCTAGATGTGCCTTCGATTGTTTGAATTTTTTATTTCGGAATAACGCATTTGCAATCATATAAACCACTTGAATATGATAGAATAATTCTTTCTCATTTGTTTTACGAAGCTTTATAATAGCGTAGGTTTTCATTAAGAAAGATTCGATTTTTAAATAATCTTTAGTAACAAAAGCTGAAATACTTACAATATGCATTAATTGGTATAGGGATTTAAAAGAAATGGAATCATGTATATTAATATGATGTTCTTTTAGTGTATCATTCAATAAGGTTTCAAAATCTACAATTTCTTTTTTATAGGAAATATTATTCAATGCTTGTCGGATTTTTGCATAGACAATATTGAGTTGATCTTCTAAATAATGTTTTTTTTGATTGCTATTGTATTTTAAAATCAGCTGCTCCATATCTAAGGATGGATTTGTAAATGCGTACTGAATTTTTATACTGTAAATCTCATTTAGTATCGCGAATAAATGATGTTCTGTTGCAAGGGTTTCCGCTTTGTCTAAAATGTGATAGGCAACCTTGGCCTCTTTCATTAAAAAGAAGTTTCGCGAAGCAAGAATGAATTTTATGATTTGCATGTCAATCGAATTCTCTTCCTCTAGATTGGTGTTTGCAATAAAATCAATGATCGATAAGTAAAGCCTTTTTCGTAATGCGTGATATGCATTTTTGTTAGATGTATTATAAAGGCTTGTAAAAATAGCATCAGACGAAAGCGTATTCTTCGCAATTAACTTAAATAATTCCACATTTTTGATATCGTTTCTTTTGTTCTTTTTCTTAAGATATATAAGGAATCGTTGCTGTTCTTCGGAAGAAAAAGTAGAAATGATCGTGTTTAAATTAGTCATTTAATCGTCAGTATTATTTTTATTAAAGTACTAAATATAATGAATAGGTTTATTTTTTATATGAAAATATCGTCAGTATTACTGAAATTTTGTGTTTGGAGTATTTCTGAAGTGTTACATATTTGTCCCAATAATCATTTAAAACAAAATAATATGGATTATCAAACAACCGTTTCAGGAAATGAAACAAAAAACAAGAAGAAGATTAAAAAAGAAGCAAAGGTATTCGATCAAAAACCAACCAATGCATTTATTGGTGCATCCTGGTCTGTTTTATTAGTCGGCGTAGTTGCTTATTGCATAGGTTTATGGAATGCAGGAATGGAATTAAACGAAAAAGGCTATTATTTTACCGTTTTACTTTTTGGTTTGTTCTCGGTTATTTCTGTTCAAAAAGCAGTTCGAGACAAAATGGAAAACATTCAGGTCACCGAAATGTATTACAGTATCAGTTGGTTTACAACTATTGTGTCTATTACATTATTAGTGGTAGGTTTATGGAATGCCGATTTAGAACTTAGTGAAAAAGGCTTTTATGCCATGTCCTTTGTTTTGAGTTTGTTCGCAGCAATTGCAGTACAGAAAAACACAAGAGATGTTGCTTTTATAGATAATAACAGCGAAACAGAAGAGATTTAAAACTTTGTTTTGATGATTGGTTTTTATAAACCCAAAGCCTCGCAATTCGTTTTGCGAGGTTTTAAACCAAAGAACTATCACTATCTTTAAACTTTAAATTCTACAGTCATGCACTCAAAATTTATAAAAGAATTACCCGATTTGATTAAAAATGAAGTAATTTCTAAAGAAGTCGCTTTAAAAATCGAATCGTATTATAGATCTAAGGAAGAAATCACACCTAATAAACTATTTGTTGTTTTTGGCGTATTTGGATCCTTATTAGTAGGGCTAGGTATTATTTTAATACTTGCTCATAATTGGGATCAATTTTCAAGAGCTATTAAAACAGTATTTGCTTTTCTACCTTTGGTTATCGGACAACTTTTTGTTGGCTATTCTATCCTAAAAAAGAAAAGCCAAACATGGAAAGAAGCTTCCGGAACCTTTCTCTTTTTCGCTGTTGGTGCTAGTATCGCTTTGGTGAGTCAGATTTATCATCTACCAGGAGATTTAAGTAGCTTTTTATTGACTTGGATGCTACTTTGTTTACCTGTAATTTATTTGCTGAAATCACATGTTTTAGCAATATTACATATTGTTTTTGCAACCTATTTTGCCTGTGAGAGTGGTTATGGCTATCCCTCTTCAGAAAGTTCTCCTTGGTTATACATTCTAATGATTGCTTTGGTTTTGCCACACTACTATATGCTGTTGAAACAAAATCCGAAAGCAAATATTACCTCTATTTTTAATTGGTTTATTCCTTTAAGCGCAACGATTGTTCTTGGTGCATTTGTAGAAACAAATTATAGTATTGGTTTCTTGTTGTATATGATTCTTTTCGGATTGTTATACAATATTGGGAAAATCCCTTTTTTCTATGCGCAGCAATTAAGGCGTAATGGCTATCTTATTATTGGTTCTATAGGAACCATTGTTATTTTGTTATGGACGAGCTTTACATGGATTTGGGAAGATTTAATACGAGAAGTGGTTTTCTTTTCGAATGAGTTTTACATTGCTATTGCTTTATTTTTAGGAGCCCTTGTAGTTATAGGCTATTCGTATTACAAGCAATGGATTAAAGAATTTCATTTATTTCAATATGTCTTTATCTTTTTTAGCATACTCTTTTTCTTCGGATTTTCTTCGGAAACCATACCAACCATTTTGGTGAACGTTTTACTATTTGTCTTAGGATTAATAACCATAAAAATAGGAGCAGACCGCTTTCATTTTGGGGTTTTAAATTACGGGTTATTCATCATAACCAGTTTAGTAGTTTGTAGATTTTTTGATACAAACATGTCTTTTGTAGTAAGAGGATTATTGTTTGTAACTGTTGGTTTCGGATTTTTTATAACCAATTATTGGATGCTTAAAAAGCAAAAACAAATACTTAAAAAATAAGGTACACATGAAAACAATTCACCTATTTATTTTATTCGTACTAGTAGCACTGATACAATTATTTGTGCCTGCTCAAATGATTCTTAATCAAGAAAACACGTTAAAAGAAGGCACAGCCTATAAATTTAAAACGCAGCCTATTGATCCCACAGATCCTTTCCGTGGAAAATATATAACACTGCGTTATGATATAAATGCATACCCAACAACAGATTCTATTTGGGAACCACAACAAGATGTTTTTATCTATCTAAAAACGGATAGCCTAGGGTTTGCAGAAATAGACCAAGTAAGTAAAAGGCCTTTAGAAACAACATCCGAATATATTATAGCAAAAGTGAATGTGTATGATGAATACCAAGATGTACTGCGTATTCATTTGCCTTTTGATCGTTTTTATATGAAAGAAACTAAGGCTAAAGATGCCGAAATTGCACATAGAAAAGCACAACGTGATAGCTTGCCAAATAATACCTATGCTTTAGTTTTTGTTAAGGATGGTGCTTCTGTTTTAGAGAATGTTTTTATAAATGACATTCCTATAGCTGATTATGTGGTAAAGTAAAATGGTATTGGATAATATTAAATAGCAGCGATCTAGTTTAAAAAAAAGGATCTGTAATTCTTTTCTGTTTTTTGGTGAAAACAAAACCATGAATGCAGAAGAAATTATAGATGTGAAACGAATAGAAATAAAAAAGGCTTTCGTAGAAACGAGAGCCTTTTTTAGTGCTTTTTTTTATGTAAATTATAGAGAATCGATATATTCTTCAATCAAGGAATAACCCTCATCATGCACCATTGTTGTACCAATTAATGGCATAGAGTACGTGTCTATATAATTTTGAGTTCTTGCTAGAATGGTAAATTTAAACGTGTTAATATCGGTGTCTCCAAAAGGAGTTTCATATCTAAAATCTAAACTAGATTCGGTATCACAACTTCCTCCCGGTTGGTGACAATGTGCACAATTTACATCAAAATATGCTCTAGTTCTTTCAGCTAAAGAATAATCATCTCTGTTTTCCCAATTAGGCAAAACACTAACAGTTGAAGGATCTGTAAGGTTTGAAATGTAATTATTATCAATAAAATGTTGTAGCTGATTATTAAAATGCATTGAACGTAATTTTGGTCCTATAGGTACAATGTCTGTGTTAATACTATGACACTGCGTACAATCTGCGCTAGAAGGAATTTTATAATTTATATTCTGTGTATCTCCAGAATTATCCACATAGCTATAAGGGACAACGCTTCCGTTTGCATCTAAAGTAGCTTCGGTTTGTGATTCATTCCATTTGTAATTTCCAGTAACCCAAGCGCCATTTTGTTTTATTAAAATTCTGGTTTCCATAATTTGCTTTCCTAAGGTTTCATCACGTTCATTATTAAAATAGTAAAACGTTTTTGCTATCACGGTATCGTCTGGAAATGTTGGTAATCCATCATCCACATATTGCATGGTTTCACCAGAAGGTAAAGCTATTATACGTTGTTTATGTGCGTAGTCAGTAAATAACGGTGTTGTTAAGTCATATTCAAAAGCGTAAGGACTAGGGATTAAATCCGCAATATTTCCTGAAAATAAATTCAAATCGGAAAGATTATTTTCAAATTGTGTACTTACAATAGGTGCTAATGTAGTAAAACTGATAACCTCTGTTTGTATACTTACATTATCACTACAAATAGATTGAATATAAACATCATAGGTTGTGTTTGCTTCTAAGTTCGTTAAAGTAGTAGTTGCTGTTGTGGTTGTTATCGTTTCGCCCAAACCTAAAACAAAACCGGAAACTCCATATTCTAAAGTATACGTTGCGTTGGTATTACTGTTCTCCCAAGTAATAGTTGCACTTTCATGCGAAACGTCATTGGATAAAACATTGGTTGGCGTTGTGCATTGCGCGATAAACTCATCATCTGGATCATTAAAACAAGAGACGAATGTGCATGCAATACATAAGGCGAAAATTACTTTCTTCATGATTTAAAATTTTAAAAGAGATGTGAAAGTAATAAAATGTATATGAAAATTAATAAAAAGTGAATAAAAATTCAATAATCTTATTAATATAGTAGGTAGTGAGAGGGTCTTTTGTTAATTAAGTATCAATTTTTTTGTAACTGTTTTGTTATCAGATTTAATAACCGCCAAGTAAATTCCCTTTTGTAATCTTTTTAAATTTAATGTTTCCACTGCTTGTAAGTTGTTTTTTGTGAAGACCGATTTTCCTAAAACATCATAAATGGTTATGGAATTATTAGAATTATTGCTATTTAGAAGATTAAGATTTACAATACCATTATTACTCGGATTTGGATATATTTTTATAGCATCTTTTGTGTTTTCATTACTGCTTAACGGATTAGTACTTGCAGCATATTCTAACAATGCACCTAAAGCGCCTTTTGTAACTTCGGTTAAAAATGCAGGATCCATATTTGCTAATACATCGGTTGGTGAGTGTGGATGTGAGGATTCGTTATATTCGTATAAACCAGTTATTATTTCTCCATTATTTTCAAAAGGAATATAATCGGAAGCATACGCATAAGAAATATCTGTATCTAAACTAGAGTAAAATTCTATACAATTGGCTAAAATTGCTGTCATTGCAGATGAAGCACTGTTGTTAGAAGGCGGATTACTTCTGTCTTCTTCGCATGTAATTGTGTTATTTGTTTCGCCATTAACACCACCAACTTGATCAATATTAAAGATCAAACGAATATCTAAGTTTTGAGGATTTACTGTATTATCTACATAATACTCACTACCAATTAATCCATCTTCTTCTCCACTAAAATGTATTAATTTTATAGAGTATTCTGTGTCTATGTCTTTTAGTAACCTCGCTATTTCTAATAATAATGTGGTACCACTACCATTGTCATTTGTTCCAGGACCATTAATGGTGTCGTAATGAGCATCAATAATAATATAGGTGTTTGGGTAAACCGTTCCTGTTTTAGTAACAATAATGTTATTGCTTGTCCCAGAAGAATAGGTGAAAGGCTGTAAAACAATATCAGTATATCCTAAAGAAGCATAACGTGCAGTAATCCAGTTTTGGGCAGTTGTTAAATTAGTAGAACCAACATCTTTTACGCCAAAACTTTCAAAACTGGTTAAGTCAGCAAGAATATTAGAAGCTGAAACATTGTCTACTACACTTTGGAAATATGTGTTGTATGTTTGAGAATACATAGTAACGCTTAAAAAGAATAGTATAATAGTTTTAATAAATGTAGGTTTCATTTTTATTTGGATAAGTAGATATATTTTATAAAAATAGAGGTTATTAATTTACTACACAAGTTATGGTAACTGTTGCTTCTGTACCAACTCGCATGGTGCCAAACGTTTCACCTATTTCGTAATCAAATCTATTTATTACTAATTCCCCTGTAAAGGTGTCTCCTGAAAAGGTAAACGGAATATCAACTTCTTTAGTAACTCCGTGAATCGTTAAGTTTCCTGTGGTAATATATCCATCAGAAGATTTTGTAACTACGGTGGATTGAAAGCAAATATTCGGATATTTTTCAACGTCAAAGAAATCTGAAGTACGCAAATGGGTATCTCGTTTCTTGTTTTTTGTATATATGGTTGCAGCATCTATACAAATATCAAAATTGGCATTTTCTGGCATAGAAGAGTCTAAATTAAAGTCCCCTTGCATTCCAGTGAAAGTTCCTTTTACTTTAAAAA is drawn from Lacinutrix sp. WUR7 and contains these coding sequences:
- a CDS encoding glucosaminidase domain-containing protein; translation: MKKIIIASCISLLMFSCGTSKKTVTKRNKRVVVVKSSEKEPEQENVTTPEIAPNTPEVYANSTEEYVAIYSDIAQDEMRKYGIPASITLAQGILESASGKGRLSVEANNHFGIKCHDWTGAKIYHDDDASQECFRKYNNSKYSFRDHSLFLTGRSRYSKLFDFEKDDYESWAKGLRAAGYATDRKYPVKLISLIERYQLHRFDAEVLGKQADNNDKHTVAKGDTMYSVSKKYKITVKELQELNGLEDTSLFVGQVLFVKPMPKDY
- a CDS encoding DUF2157 domain-containing protein, with product MHSKFIKELPDLIKNEVISKEVALKIESYYRSKEEITPNKLFVVFGVFGSLLVGLGIILILAHNWDQFSRAIKTVFAFLPLVIGQLFVGYSILKKKSQTWKEASGTFLFFAVGASIALVSQIYHLPGDLSSFLLTWMLLCLPVIYLLKSHVLAILHIVFATYFACESGYGYPSSESSPWLYILMIALVLPHYYMLLKQNPKANITSIFNWFIPLSATIVLGAFVETNYSIGFLLYMILFGLLYNIGKIPFFYAQQLRRNGYLIIGSIGTIVILLWTSFTWIWEDLIREVVFFSNEFYIAIALFLGALVVIGYSYYKQWIKEFHLFQYVFIFFSILFFFGFSSETIPTILVNVLLFVLGLITIKIGADRFHFGVLNYGLFIITSLVVCRFFDTNMSFVVRGLLFVTVGFGFFITNYWMLKKQKQILKK
- a CDS encoding YceI family protein, whose translation is MKNIIFLFASLFICSTSTIKAQQTINKEASKIDFHITGGGIFKVKGTFTGMQGDFNLDSSMPENANFDICIDAATIYTKNKKRDTHLRTSDFFDVEKYPNICFQSTVVTKSSDGYITTGNLTIHGVTKEVDIPFTFSGDTFTGELVINRFDYEIGETFGTMRVGTEATVTITCVVN
- the yiaA gene encoding inner membrane protein YiaA; amino-acid sequence: MDYQTTVSGNETKNKKKIKKEAKVFDQKPTNAFIGASWSVLLVGVVAYCIGLWNAGMELNEKGYYFTVLLFGLFSVISVQKAVRDKMENIQVTEMYYSISWFTTIVSITLLVVGLWNADLELSEKGFYAMSFVLSLFAAIAVQKNTRDVAFIDNNSETEEI
- a CDS encoding GDYXXLXY domain-containing protein — its product is MKTIHLFILFVLVALIQLFVPAQMILNQENTLKEGTAYKFKTQPIDPTDPFRGKYITLRYDINAYPTTDSIWEPQQDVFIYLKTDSLGFAEIDQVSKRPLETTSEYIIAKVNVYDEYQDVLRIHLPFDRFYMKETKAKDAEIAHRKAQRDSLPNNTYALVFVKDGASVLENVFINDIPIADYVVK
- a CDS encoding M20/M25/M40 family metallo-hydrolase, which produces MKPTFIKTIILFFLSVTMYSQTYNTYFQSVVDNVSASNILADLTSFESFGVKDVGSTNLTTAQNWITARYASLGYTDIVLQPFTYSSGTSNNIIVTKTGTVYPNTYIIIDAHYDTINGPGTNDNGSGTTLLLEIARLLKDIDTEYSIKLIHFSGEEDGLIGSEYYVDNTVNPQNLDIRLIFNIDQVGGVNGETNNTITCEEDRSNPPSNNSASSAMTAILANCIEFYSSLDTDISYAYASDYIPFENNGEIITGLYEYNESSHPHSPTDVLANMDPAFLTEVTKGALGALLEYAASTNPLSSNENTKDAIKIYPNPSNNGIVNLNLLNSNNSNNSITIYDVLGKSVFTKNNLQAVETLNLKRLQKGIYLAVIKSDNKTVTKKLILN
- a CDS encoding 1-aminocyclopropane-1-carboxylate deaminase/D-cysteine desulfhydrase produces the protein MGLTVEINVSADHQVFVRKTYMNHAFISGNKLNKLKYNIIEAKNQKKTTLLTFGGAFSNHIAAVAAVGKEYGFDTVGVIRGEELASKVNENSTLSFAKQQGMQFHFVSREAFRSKTSDLFIEELKDAFGDFYLIPEGGTNALAVKGCEEIIEKGDEVYDYICCPVGTGGTISGIINASFPHQKILGFPALKGDFLQEEITKFTNGTNWELITDYHFGGYAKIKANLITFINVFTKEYNIPLDPVYTGKMLFGIQDLIAKGFFPKHSKILVIHTGGLQGIEGMNAVLKKKNLPLIV
- the hemL gene encoding glutamate-1-semialdehyde 2,1-aminomutase: MNYTRSSALFAQAEKVIPGGVNSPVRAFNAVGGTPIFIKEAKGAYLIDEDNNQYIDYINSWGPMILGHAFQPVVDAVVEKTKKGTSFGTPTEIETQIAELAVSMVPNIEMIRFVNSGTEACMSAVRLARGFTGKDKIIKFAGCYHGHSDSFLIQAGSGAVTFGSPNSPGVTAGTAKDTLLATYNDIANVAQIIEVNKGEIACVILEPVAGNMGCIPPKNNFLQELRTLCTANNILLIFDEVMTGFRLAKGGAQELYDVKADIVCFGKVIGGGLPVGAFAANKEIMSYLAPIGPVYQAGTLSGNPLAMAAGLAMLQELNGDAVIYNRLAEKTEYLHKGIAEVLSQNNITHTINRIGSMISVHFAAGEVLDFETSAEGNNETFKKFFHGMLNEGVYIAPSAFETWFITDALTYEDLDKTIRAVDAVAKTL